In a single window of the Thiohalophilus sp. genome:
- a CDS encoding SLC13 family permease: MSTLSKRLVALFLFFVAGVALAFTVPSTEIAWVMAFLLLTIYLFVFEIVPVDVTAVSIMMLLGLTGLIAPGLGLSQPLVDPKNLFLGFGSNAVISIIAVMIIGAGLDKTGLMTSVAGLILKMGGSTEKRIIPLISGTVGVISSFMQNVGAAALFLPVVSRISARTNLPMSRLLMPMGFCAILGGTLTMVGSSPVILLNDLLLTSNQSLPADQQMETFGLFSITPIGLALITTGILYFIIAGRFVLPVRDTDGAEPANTMDYFNETYGLHDYRFYEVNIPAESPLVDTSIDDFEVQYHVRVVCADIGDGIRVGTDSIDRAIGITAGTRLGILASEQLIDQLAEASRLEIQPDLDTFADVLSAGKSGIAEIVVPPSSELVGKTARDVWLRKTYGLSLLAIHRGGEIVNYEAGGVRNTPLHAGDTLLVHTTWADLARVAKDHRNFVVVTTEYPHEELRPHKLAPALLFFGIAVGLVIFSDLRLSIALLTGAVGMILSGVLSMDEAYHSVSWKTVFLLASLIPLGAAVENSGTAAWIAEQTLNVMGDVPTWVLQTIIAILATFFTLVMSNVGATVLLVPLAVNIAIGAGADPAVFALTVAIATSNSFLIPTHQVNALIMGPGGYRVPDYMRAGGIMTVLFLLVSIPMLNLVF; this comes from the coding sequence ATGTCGACTCTCAGCAAGCGTCTCGTGGCTCTGTTCCTGTTTTTCGTCGCCGGGGTAGCTCTCGCTTTTACCGTTCCGAGCACCGAGATCGCCTGGGTGATGGCGTTTCTGCTGCTGACCATTTACCTGTTTGTTTTCGAAATCGTGCCGGTGGATGTCACTGCCGTATCGATTATGATGCTGCTGGGGCTAACCGGGCTCATCGCCCCCGGACTTGGCCTGAGCCAGCCGCTGGTGGATCCGAAAAACCTGTTTCTCGGCTTTGGCAGTAACGCGGTGATTTCCATTATTGCCGTCATGATCATCGGCGCCGGCCTCGACAAGACGGGCCTGATGACCAGCGTGGCAGGCCTTATTCTGAAAATGGGCGGCAGCACCGAAAAACGGATTATTCCCCTGATTTCCGGTACGGTCGGTGTCATTTCCAGCTTTATGCAGAACGTGGGTGCCGCCGCCCTGTTCCTGCCGGTGGTCAGCCGCATTTCGGCGCGCACCAACCTGCCCATGTCGCGGCTACTGATGCCGATGGGTTTCTGTGCGATTCTGGGCGGCACCCTGACCATGGTCGGTTCCAGCCCGGTAATTCTGCTCAATGATCTGCTGTTGACCTCCAATCAGTCACTGCCCGCCGATCAACAGATGGAGACTTTCGGTCTGTTTTCCATCACCCCCATCGGACTGGCGCTGATCACCACCGGTATTCTCTATTTCATCATTGCCGGACGCTTCGTGCTGCCGGTGCGCGACACTGACGGCGCCGAACCCGCCAATACCATGGACTATTTCAATGAGACTTATGGTCTACACGATTACCGGTTTTACGAAGTCAATATCCCGGCTGAAAGCCCGCTGGTGGACACGTCGATCGATGATTTTGAAGTACAATATCATGTTCGCGTGGTGTGCGCGGACATTGGCGATGGCATCCGTGTCGGAACAGACAGTATCGATAGGGCCATCGGAATTACCGCCGGCACCCGTCTTGGGATTCTGGCGTCGGAGCAACTGATTGATCAGCTCGCAGAAGCCAGCCGACTGGAGATACAGCCGGATCTGGACACCTTTGCCGACGTTCTCTCCGCCGGAAAATCGGGCATCGCGGAAATCGTTGTTCCCCCCAGCTCCGAACTGGTGGGAAAAACGGCGCGGGATGTCTGGCTGCGCAAAACCTACGGGTTGTCGCTGCTGGCGATCCACCGTGGCGGGGAGATCGTCAATTACGAAGCGGGCGGTGTACGTAACACGCCTCTGCACGCCGGCGACACGTTGCTGGTGCACACCACCTGGGCCGATCTGGCCCGGGTGGCCAAGGATCATCGCAACTTTGTCGTGGTCACCACCGAATACCCGCATGAAGAGCTGCGCCCGCACAAGCTGGCGCCGGCATTGCTGTTTTTCGGCATCGCCGTGGGGCTGGTGATTTTTTCCGATTTGCGTCTTTCCATCGCCCTGCTGACCGGCGCGGTCGGCATGATCCTCAGTGGGGTGTTGAGCATGGATGAAGCCTATCATTCAGTGAGCTGGAAAACCGTGTTCCTGCTTGCCAGCCTGATTCCGCTGGGGGCGGCGGTGGAAAACTCCGGCACGGCCGCCTGGATCGCCGAACAGACCCTGAACGTGATGGGTGACGTCCCCACCTGGGTGCTGCAAACCATCATCGCTATTCTGGCGACTTTCTTTACCCTGGTTATGTCGAATGTCGGCGCCACAGTCCTGCTGGTGCCGCTGGCCGTTAACATCGCCATCGGCGCTGGCGCCGATCCGGCGGTATTCGCCCTGACCGTCGCCATCGCCACCTCCAACTCGTTTTTGATCCCGACCCACCAGGTCAACGCCCTGATCATGGGACCGGGCGGCTACCGCGTACCCGACTACATGCGCGCCGGCGGCATCATGACCGTGCTGTTCCTGCTGGTCTCGATCCCGATGCTGAACCTGGTGTTCTAA